In Shewanella sp. VB17, a single genomic region encodes these proteins:
- a CDS encoding ABC transporter substrate-binding protein, whose protein sequence is MKKIAVVILLLIHFCAFSRTLPTVNDPIKIMLNNWTSQLVISHIIGNLFRFQGYQIEYITVPTDGQWFMLKSQKGHVQVEVWQGTMNDKYLQTKENGWLVDAGTYNISTREEWWYPKYVEKLCPGLPDWHALKKCYGIFSDKGDNSRGIYYGGPWEKPDKARVRALDLQFTILNVGSGDELWVLLKEAYEKKQAILLFNWTPNWVGAVYEGSFVDFPEYHSDCETQPEWGVNSKYLFDCGNPKSGWLKKVVSAGFPKVWPCPFEMLSNMDFNNAEMESIAALVDKDKMTVEHAADYWLKKHTKIWQSWIQKECGG, encoded by the coding sequence GTGAAGAAGATTGCCGTAGTCATTTTGTTGTTAATACACTTTTGTGCATTTAGTCGTACACTTCCCACAGTCAATGATCCCATTAAAATAATGCTTAATAATTGGACCAGTCAGCTTGTTATCTCGCATATTATAGGTAACTTGTTCCGTTTCCAAGGTTATCAGATTGAATACATCACCGTGCCTACAGATGGTCAGTGGTTCATGTTAAAATCACAGAAAGGTCATGTGCAAGTCGAAGTTTGGCAAGGTACAATGAATGATAAATATCTGCAGACAAAAGAAAATGGTTGGTTGGTCGACGCGGGGACGTATAACATAAGCACTCGTGAAGAATGGTGGTACCCAAAGTATGTTGAAAAATTATGTCCCGGTTTACCCGATTGGCATGCATTAAAAAAATGCTATGGAATTTTTTCCGATAAGGGGGATAATTCACGTGGCATTTATTATGGTGGCCCCTGGGAAAAACCCGATAAGGCCAGAGTGCGTGCACTGGATCTGCAATTTACCATACTTAATGTAGGCTCTGGTGATGAACTTTGGGTTTTATTAAAAGAAGCCTACGAGAAAAAGCAAGCGATATTATTATTTAACTGGACTCCCAATTGGGTCGGTGCTGTTTATGAAGGTAGCTTTGTTGATTTTCCTGAGTACCATTCAGATTGTGAAACCCAACCTGAATGGGGCGTGAACAGTAAGTATTTATTTGATTGTGGTAACCCTAAATCTGGTTGGTTAAAAAAAGTTGTTTCTGCTGGTTTTCCTAAAGTATGGCCGTGCCCATTTGAAATGTTAAGCAATATGGATTTTAACAATGCTGAAATGGAAAGTATTGCAGCCCTTGTTGATAAAGATAAAATGACTGTAGAGCATGCTGCTGATTATTGGTTAAAAAAACACACTAAAATATGGCAGTCTTGGATACAAAAAGAATGTGGGGGATAA